One genomic region from Nocardioides plantarum encodes:
- the hflX gene encoding GTPase HflX: MTNAPHARDFTLDAELEQTEAWPETDDDSDDSDDFVSGYADEPDPEADPTQGAMQLAERHQLRRVAGLRTELEDITEVEYRQLRLERVVLVGVWTEGTVQDAENSMAELALLAETAGSEVLEAIYQRRQTPDPATYIGRGKVEGLAEIVAATGADTVICDGDLAPSQLRNLEDRTKVKVVDRTALILDIFAQHAKSREGQAQVELAQLQYMKQRLRGWGGQLSRQAGGRVGADGGGIGGRGPGETKIETDRRRINDKIAKLRRELKHMKGTRDTKRSDRKRHQIPSVAIAGYTNAGKSSLLNRLTDAGVLVEDSLFATLDPTTRRTTTADGRVYTMSDTVGFVRHLPHQLIEAFRSTLEEVADADLILHVVDGSHPDPEGQISAVRAVLADVDAANVPELIVVNKADAADPLVLARLRQHEPHSVVVSAKTGEGIAAALRLVESELPRPGVEFNALLPYERGDLVNKLHQHGEIDTMEHTGDGTLVRGRANADLAGELTPYAV; this comes from the coding sequence ATGACCAACGCACCGCACGCCCGCGACTTCACCCTCGACGCCGAGCTCGAGCAGACCGAGGCCTGGCCCGAGACCGACGACGACTCCGACGACTCCGACGACTTCGTGTCCGGCTACGCCGACGAGCCCGACCCGGAGGCCGACCCGACCCAGGGCGCGATGCAGCTCGCCGAGCGTCACCAGCTGCGCCGCGTCGCCGGGCTGCGCACCGAGCTCGAGGACATCACCGAGGTCGAGTACCGCCAGCTCCGTCTCGAGCGGGTCGTCCTCGTCGGGGTCTGGACCGAGGGCACGGTGCAGGACGCCGAGAACTCCATGGCCGAGCTCGCCCTGCTTGCCGAGACCGCCGGCTCCGAGGTACTCGAGGCGATCTACCAGCGCCGGCAGACGCCCGACCCCGCGACCTACATCGGCCGCGGCAAGGTCGAGGGGCTCGCCGAGATCGTGGCCGCCACCGGCGCCGACACCGTGATCTGCGACGGCGACCTCGCGCCGAGCCAGCTGCGCAACCTCGAGGACCGCACCAAGGTCAAGGTCGTCGACCGGACCGCGCTGATCCTCGACATCTTCGCCCAGCACGCCAAGTCCCGCGAGGGTCAGGCGCAGGTCGAGCTCGCCCAGCTGCAGTACATGAAGCAGCGGCTGCGCGGCTGGGGCGGCCAGCTGTCGCGCCAGGCCGGTGGCCGGGTCGGCGCCGACGGTGGCGGCATCGGTGGTCGTGGTCCCGGTGAGACCAAGATCGAGACCGACCGGCGCCGCATCAACGACAAGATCGCCAAGCTGCGCCGCGAGCTCAAGCACATGAAGGGCACCCGCGACACCAAGCGGTCCGACCGCAAGCGCCACCAGATCCCGTCGGTCGCCATCGCGGGCTACACCAACGCCGGCAAGTCCTCGCTGCTCAACCGGCTCACCGACGCCGGGGTGCTAGTCGAGGACTCGCTGTTCGCCACCCTCGACCCGACCACCCGGCGCACGACCACGGCCGACGGTCGCGTCTACACGATGAGCGACACCGTCGGGTTCGTGCGCCACCTGCCGCACCAGTTGATCGAGGCGTTCCGCTCCACGCTGGAGGAGGTGGCCGACGCCGACCTCATCCTGCACGTGGTCGACGGCTCCCACCCCGACCCCGAGGGTCAGATCTCCGCGGTGCGTGCCGTGCTCGCCGACGTCGACGCGGCCAACGTGCCCGAGCTGATCGTCGTCAACAAGGCCGACGCGGCCGACCCGCTGGTGCTGGCCCGGCTGCGCCAGCACGAGCCCCACTCGGTCGTCGTGTCCGCCAAGACCGGGGAGGGCATCGCCGCCGCGCTCCGGCTCGTCGAGAGCGAGCTGCCGCGCCCGGGGGTCGAGTTCAACGCGCTGCTGCCCTACGAGCGCGGCGACCTGGTCAACAAGCTCCACCAGCACGGCGAGATCGACACGATGGAGCACACCGGCGACGGCACCCTGGTCCGCGGCCGGGCCAACGCCGACCTGGCCGGCGAGCTCACGCCGTACGCCGTGTGA
- a CDS encoding nucleoside/nucleotide kinase family protein yields MPAPPPVRLLGLTGAPGVGKSTYAASLGRPVVPMDGFHYADVELVRRGLLSAKGVPDTFDAPGYAALLRRVRAGEPDVVAPSFDRVLEQPLAGAIAVPATGPVVTEGSYLLLDEPRWRAARAQIDVVWHLHLDDAVRRERLVARHVEFGKTPDEARAWVSRVDDANARLVEAAAARADLVVELPAG; encoded by the coding sequence ATGCCCGCTCCCCCACCCGTTCGGTTGCTCGGCCTGACGGGTGCGCCCGGCGTCGGCAAGTCGACGTACGCCGCCTCGCTCGGCCGGCCCGTGGTGCCGATGGACGGCTTCCACTACGCCGACGTCGAGCTGGTCCGCCGCGGGCTGCTGTCGGCCAAGGGGGTGCCCGACACCTTCGACGCCCCGGGCTACGCCGCCCTCCTGCGTCGGGTCCGCGCCGGCGAGCCCGACGTGGTCGCGCCGTCCTTCGACCGCGTGCTGGAGCAGCCGCTGGCCGGGGCGATCGCGGTGCCGGCCACCGGCCCGGTGGTCACCGAGGGCAGCTACCTGCTGCTCGACGAGCCGCGGTGGCGGGCCGCACGCGCCCAGATCGACGTCGTCTGGCACCTGCACCTCGACGACGCCGTACGCCGCGAGCGACTGGTCGCGCGCCACGTCGAGTTCGGCAAGACGCCGGACGAGGCGCGGGCCTGGGTGTCCCGCGTCGACGACGCCAACGCCCGGCTCGTGGAGGCCGCGGCAGCCCGTGCCGACCTGGTGGTCGAGCTCCCGGCGGGATAG